The window GGTCCAGTACTGGGAGTCCAAGGAGAAGCTCTACGCGTACGCGACCTCGCCCGACATGCTCCACCACCGGGCGTGGGCGATCTTCAACCGCAAGGAGCGCCAGGGCAAGGTCCGCGGGCACGTGGGGCTGTGGCATGAGGCCTACGTGGTGCCCGAGGGGTCGTACGAGTCGATCTATGCGGACATGCCGGCGTTCGGGCTCGCGGCGGCGCACGGGCAGGTGCCGCTGGAGAAGCGAGGGCGCTACGCGAAGGACCGGTTCGCGTACCGGTCGAAGGCGAAGGCGGCCGAAGAAGCCAGGTGACCCGGGGGCGGGGGAGTGGGGAGGGTCTGCCGCGGCGTTGAGGCAGGCCCTCCCCACCGACGTCCCCGACGTCAGCCGGTGCGGCGCAGGGCCTCCGACAGGCGGGCCGCGGCGTCGATGACCGCCTGGGCGTGCATACGGCCCGGGTGGCGGGTCAGGCGCTCGATGGGGCCGGAGACGGACACGGCGGCCACCACGCGGTTCGACGGGCCGCGTACGGGCGCGGAGACGGACGCGACGCCCGGCTCGCGCTCGCCGATCGACTGGGCCCAGCCCCGGCGTCGTACGCCGGAGAGCGCGGTGGCCGTGAAGCGGGCGCCCTGCAGGCCGCGGTGCAGGCGCTCCGGCTCTTCCCAGGCCATGAGGATCTGCGCGGAGGAGCCCGCCTTCATCGTGAGCGTGGAGCCGACCGGGACCGTGTCCCGAAGGCCGGACAGACGCTCCGCCGCGGCGACGCAGATGCGCATGTCGCCCTGGCGGCGATAGAGCTGCGCGCTCTCGCCCGTGACATCACGGAGGTGGGTGAGTACCGGGCCCGCCGTGGCGAGGAGGCGGTCCTCGCCGGCCGCCGCGGCCAGCTCCGCGAGGCGAGGGCCCAGAATGAAACGGCCCTGCATGTCGCGCGCCACCATGCGGTGGTGTTCCAGAGCCACGGCCAGCCGGTGGGCCGTGGGTCGTGCCAATCCGGTGGCCGCCACAAGCCCCGCGAGGGTGGCCGGACCGGACTCCAGGGCGCTCAGGACAAGGGCTGCCTTGTCCAGAACGCCGACGCCGCTACTGTTGTCCATGAAACGATACTCGCGTCTCACTCTGTGAAACGCAAGTTCAATTTTCCGTGGAACGCGCCACTCTGGAAGACACGAAGGCAATGCGGCCCGCAGACAAACGGGCCCGGTGGCGGACGCCCGAACAGGGGCGGCGGGCGCTGCTTCCTCAAGATCTCTAGTTGGGCCGGTGGACGCTTGCCGGCCGGAGGGAAAGCGATGGGTAGGACACTCGCGGAGAAGGTCTGGGACGACCATGTCGTCCGGCGCGCCGAGGGCGAGCCCGACCTCCTCTTCATCGATCTGCACCTGCTGCACGAGGTGACCAGCCCGCAGGCCTTCGACGGCCTCCGCAAGAGCGGGCGCCAGGTGCGCCGGCTCGACCTGACCATCGCCACCGAGGACCACAACACCCCGACCCTCGACATCGACAAGCCGATCGCCGACCCGGTCTCCCGGATCCAGCTGGAGACGCTGCGCAAGAACGCCGCCGAGTTCGGCGTGCGCCTGCACCCGCTGGGCGACGTCGAGCAGGGTGTCGTGCACGTCGTGGGCCCGCAGCTGGGTCTGACCCAGCCCGGCATGACGGTCGTCTGCGGCGACTCCCACACCTCCACGCACGGCGCCTTCGGCGGCCTGGCGTTCGGCATCGGCACCTCCCAGGTGGAGCACGTGCTGGCCACCCAGACGCTGCCGCTGGTCCGCCCCAAGACCATGGCCATCACGGTCAACGGCGAACTGCCCGACGGCGTCACCGCCAAGGACCTGATCCTGGCGATCATCGCCAGGATCGGCACCGGCGGCGGCCAGGGCTACGTCCTGGAGTACCGCGGCTCCGCCATCGAGAAGCTCTCGATGGAGGCCCGCATGACCATCTGCAACATGTCGATCGAGGCCGGTGCCCGCGCGGGCATGATCGCCCCCGACCAGACCACCTTCGACTACCTCGAGGGCCGTCCGCACGCGCCCAAGGGCGAGGACTGGGACGCGGCCGTCGCGTACTGGAAGACGCTGAAGACGGACGAGGACGCCGAGTTCGACGCCGAGGTCGTCATCGAGGCCGCCGAGCTGTCGCCGTTCGTCACCTGGGGCACCAACCCGGGCCAGGGTGCGCCGCTTTCGGCGTCCGTCCCCGACCCGGCTTCGTACGAAGACGCTTCGGAGCGCCTCGCCGCCGAAAAGGCCCTGGAATACATGGGGTTGGAGGCCGGTCAGCCGCTGCGCTCCATCAAGGTGGACACCGTCTTCGTAGGCTCCTGCACCAACGGCCGGATCGAGGACCTGCGCGCCGCCGCCGAGCTCCTCAAGGGCCGCAAAGTCGCCGACGGCCTGCGGATGCTGGTTGTTCCGGGCTCCGCGCGGGTGGGTCTGCAGGCCGTCTCCGAGGGCCTGGACGTGGTCTTCAAGGAGGCCGGCGCCGAGTGGCGGCACGCGGGCTGCTCGATGTGCCTGGGCATGAACCCCGACCAGCTGGCCCCCGGTGAGCGCTCGGCGTCCACCTCCAACCGCAACTTCGAGGGGCGGCAGGGCAAGGGCGGTCGTACGCACCTGGTGTCGCCGCAGGTCGCGGCGGCCACCGCGGTCCTGGGCCACCTGGCCTCCCCGGCCGACCTGTCCGACGCCGAGACCCGTACGCCCGCTGGAGTCTGAGAAGTCATGGAAGCATTCACCACGCACACCGGCCGGGCCGTCCCGCTGCGCCGCTCCAACGTCGACACCGACCAGATCATCCCTGCTCACTGGCTCAAGAAGGTGACTCGGGACGGGTTCGAGGACGGGCTGTTCGAGGCCTGGCGCAAGGACGAGACGTTCATCCTCAACCAGCCCGAGCGCCAAGGCGCCACGGTCCTGGTCGCCGGTCCCGACTTCGGCACCGGTTCCTCCCGTGAGCACGCCGTGTGGGCGCTGCAGAACTACGGCTTCAAGGCCGTCATCTCCTCGCGCTTCGCGGACATCTTCCGCGGCAACTCGCTCAAGAACGGCCTGCTCACGGTGGTTCTGGAGCAGAAGATCGTGGACGCGCTGCAGGAGCTCACCGAGAAGGACCCGCAGGCCGAGATCACGGTCGACCTCGAGGCCCGTGAGGTGCGCGCCGAGGGCATCACCGCCTCCTTCGAGCTGGACGAGAACTCCCGCTGGCGGCTGCTGAACGGCCTCGACGACATCTCGATCACCCTGCAGAACGAGGCCGACATCGCCGCCTACGAGGCGAAGCGGCCGTCGTTCAAGCCGCGCACGCTCCAGGCCTGAGCCAAGGCTTCGGCGCAAGGCGACTTTCGGCCACCGCAACACCCGCGCAGTACCCCCGATCAGCCCCGATCGGGGGTACTGCCATGTCTGCACCCGAACGGCCCTGCGCGGCGTGGGTGCGGTACTCAACTTCCCACGTTACGACGGGTGTTGCTGGGGTACGCGAGTCTTGTAGCCGTGGCTTCCGCAAGTGCCCGGAAGGCCATTTGAGGCCGGAGTTGCACCCCTGGCAGGCGACAACTCGCCCCAGATGGCACAATCTGTGCATGGAACACGACGGCCAACTCGAGCTCTATGCGGCAGTCGCGGACCAACTGAAGGAAGCGCATGCAAGGGTGCGCGCACTGCAAGTCCCGGAGGGCGTACGGATGGCGCTGACCCGGAAGCTGCTGGTCATTACGGCCGCGGCCAAACACGACGTCGCCGAAGCGACAAGGCGCCTGGAGGCGTTCATCGCGGACCTCGACGCGGGGCGATTCCCCGAAGAGGAACGCTGAACACCTTCAAGACCGTCGAGTCTGTTGCGGCACAAGGGTGATTAGCCCGTTTCGTGTTTGATTTGCGGTATATATCTGCCTAACGTGCGAAAAAGCTTGAACACTTTCGTTCTGGCGATGTCTCCGAAGGGGAAGACGTGAACAAGGCGCAGCTCGTAGAAGCGATTGCCGACAAGATGGGCGGCCGTCAGCAGGCCGCCGAGGCTGTCGACCATGTACTGGACGCCATCGTCCGCGCGGTCGTCGCGGGTGAGCGGGTCTCGGTCACCGGCTTCGGTTCGTTCGAGAAGGTCGACCGACCTGCTCGTTATGCCCGTAACCCCCAGACGGGCGAGCGGGTTCGGGTCAAGAAGACCTCCGTCCCGCGCTTCCGTGCGGGTCAGGGCTTCAAGGACCTGGTGAGCGGCTCGAAGAAGCTCCCGCGGGGCGGCGAGGTCGCGGTCAAGAAGGCGCCCAAGGGCAGCCTGACCGGTGGTGCCGCGGCGACGGTCAAGAAGGCCGCCGCGAAGAAGACCACCAAGGCGGCCGCCGCGAAGAAGGTGGCGGCGAAGAAGACGACGGCCAAGAAGACCACGGCCGCCGCCAAGAAGGCCACCGCGAAGAAGGCGCCGGCGAAGAAGACCACGACGACCGCCAAGACCACCGCGGCGAAGAAGACCACCGCGAAGAAGGCGACGGCCAAGAAGGCCCCGGCGAAGAAGGCGACCGCCAAGAAGGCGCCCGCCAAGAAGTCGACGGCTCGCAAGACCACCGCCAAGAAGGCCACCGCCCGCAAGAGGTAGAACCGCAGGGGCACTCACGCGCCGGGCCGGACTCCGTGTGGAGTCCGGCCCGCGGCGTGTTCGGAATGCGCTGGTGAGTTCGCTGTGGTTCTGACTTCGCTGTGGTTCAGAGGGTCTGCAACGTCACCAGGGTGATCCGCAGGGCCTCGCCCTCACCCTCCGTCTCGATGCGCACCCGCTGGCCGGGGCGCAGCAGCCTCAGGCCGCCTGCGTCGAACGCCGGGGCGTCGAAGGGGACAGGGGTGCCGTCGTCCAGCAGCACGCTGCCGGTGCGGGTTTCGGCGTCGTAGGTGTATGCGGTTGCCTGCATGACTGCAACCCTACGACGGGTTGTGATGATGTGCGGCGCCATAGGGGCTGGTCGCGCCCTTTACTGTTCCTTGATCAGCAGACGCGCGGCTGCCGTCGCTGTTCGCGGGCCTACGCCCAGGGCCAGCGCGGCGCGCAGGTCGGCGCCGGTGTCCACGTCCTGGCGTACCGAATCCACCTGGTCGAGGTCGAGTTCCACCGCTCCGGACTCGCGATGGCGGGTCCTGGAATTCGTGCCGAATGAAGGAAGTAAATCTCTGCCCGGAGCGGCGGCCAGCAGCGTCGTGCCGATTGCGGCTGCATCCGGGAGGAATGCGCGTGGGAATTCCGCGGCAGAGTCCAGAACTCGGGCCAATTCCAGGGGGCGCAGGGCGGGAAGATCGGCGTTGAGGGCCGCCACGGCGCTTTCGGGGCGGGACGAGCGTACGACCGCCACCCCGTGCGCCAGTGCCGCGTTCAGGCCGCCGCCCGGCTCGTCCGGGACGATGTGCGCGCCAAGTGCGCCCAGCTCACGGCCGGCCAGGGCGTCGTTCGTGACGACCGCCACATCCTTCACCGCCGGGCTGGCCAGCGCCGCAGCGACGGTGTCCTGGGCGAAGGCGAGGGCCAGGCCCGGGCGCAGTCCGTCGCTCGCGGTGTCCGAGAGCCTGCTCTTCGCCCGCGCCAGGGGCTTCAGGGGTATGACCAAGGTCCACTGCACGAGCGTTTCGTCCCTCTCTAGTCGCGGCCATTGTCACTCAGCCGTCACCAGGGGCATCTGGCGGTTGCGGCGGCGAGGCGTACCGTGTTCTCGACAGACCGGCGGCCTGGGGCGACACTTGTGCGGCCCTCCGGCCCGATGTCCTTGATCCCTAGAGGAAGGTGTCCGCGTGCCCCGCCGCAGAATCGGCTTCTGGTACCGCTTCGCCGCGGTGCTCTGCAAACCGCCGCTGGTGGTTCTGATCAAGCGGGACTGGCGCGGAATGGAGCACATTCCGGCCGAGGGTGGATTTATCACCGCGGTGAACCATAATTCGCACATCGATCCCTTCGCGTACGCGCACTTTCAGTACAACACCGGCCGGGTTCCGCGATTCCTCGCGAAGAGCGGCCTTTTCAAGAAGGGATTCGTCGGCGCCGCGATGCGCGGCACCGGGCAGATCCCCGTCTACCGGGAAACCACGGACGCGCTGAGCGCCTTCAGGGCCGCGATCGACGCCGTGGAGCGCGGCGAGTGCGTCGCGTTCTACCCCGAGGGCACCATCACCCGCGACCCCGACCAGTGGCCGATGACCGGCAAGACCGGCGCCGCGCGCGTGGCGCTGCAGACCAAGTGCCCGGTGATCCCGGTCGCGCAGTGGGGTGCCAACGAACTGCTGCCGCCCTACGCGAAGAAGGCCAACGTCCTTCCGCGCAAGACCCACCGGGTGCTCGCGGGCCCGCCCGTGGATCTCGCGCGCTTCTACGACAAGGAGATGACCCCGGAGTTGCTGAAGGAAGCGACCGAGGTCATCATGGCCGCCATCACCCGCCAGCTGGAGGAGATCCGCGGCGAGAAGGCGCCCGAGACGCCGTACGATCCGCGCCAGGAGCGCATCGAGCAGCGCCGCAGGACCGCCGCGCAGAACCGGCAGACGCAGCTGAAGGCCGAACAGGAAAAGGCCGAACAGGAAAAGGCCGAACAGGAAAAGGCCGAACAGGAAAAGGCCGGGCAGGAAAAGGCCGGACAGGAAGAGGGGCAGGGCGCGTGAGCAAGCCCGTCAAGGCGGCAGTTCTGAGTGCCGGTTCGTGGGGAACCGCCTTCGGCATCGTCCTCGCCGACGCGGGATGCGAGGTCACCCTGTGGGCCCGTCGCGCCGAGGTCGCCGAGGCCATCAACTCGAGCCGTACGAACCCCGACTACTTCCCCGGCGTCGAGCTCCCGCAAGGTATGCGGGCCACCACGGACCCCGCCGAGGCCATGGCCGGCGCCGACTTCACGGTGCTGTCCGTCCCCTCCCAGACGCTGCGCGCCAACCTCGCCGAGTGGACCCCGATGCTGGCGCCGGGCACGGTCCTCGTGTCGCTGATGAAGGGCGTCGAACTCGGCACCACCATGCGGATGAGCGAGGTCATCGAGGACGTGGCCAAGGTCGGCCACGACCGCATCGCCGTGGTCACCGGACCCAACCTCGCCCGCGAGATCGCCGCGCGGATGCCGGCCGCCGCGGTGGTCGCCTGCACCGACGAGGCCGTCGCCCAGCGCCTCCAGGCCGCCAGCCACACGCCGTACTTCCGCCCCTACACCAATACGGACGTGGTGGGTTGCGAACTGGGCGGTGCCGTGAAGAACGTCATCGGCCTCGCCGTCGGCATCGCGGACGGCATGGGCCTCGGCGACAACGCCAAGGGCTCGCTCATCACACGCGGCCTCGCCGAGACCACGCGGCTCGGGGTCGCGCTGGGCGCCGACCCGCTGACCTTCTCCGGACTCGCGGGCCTGGGCGACCTGGTGGCGACCTGCTCCTCGCCGCTGTCCCGCAACCACACCTTCGGCACCAACCTCGGCAAGGGCATGACCCTCCAGGAGACCATCGCGGTCACCAAGCAGACCGCCGAGGGCGTCAAGTCCTGTGAGTCCGTGCTGGATCTGGCCCGCCGGCACGGCGTCGACATGCCGATCACGGAGACGGTCGTCGGCATCGTGCACGAGGGCAAGCCGCCGGTGGTCGCGCTCAAGGAGCTGATGTCGCGCAGCGCAAAGCCGGAGCGACGCTGAGCGACGCCGAGGGGAACGCCACCCTCCGGACGCTGACTCGGACCCTACGGGCGGGTACGCTCATCGCGATATGAGCACCGAGAACCTCCCCCAGAGCCCAGACCAGCAGCCTCGCAAGCCGCGCGTGGCCGTCGTGTTCGGCGGTCGTAGCTCCGAGCACGGGATCTCCATGGTCACCGCCGGCGCCGTACTGCGTGCGATCGACCGGACGAAGTACGACGTCCTGCCGATCGGCATCACGCGGGAAGGCCGCTGGGTGCTCACCGCGGACGAACCGGAACGGATGGCGATCACCGATCGCCGTACGCCCGAAGTCGAGGACCTCACCGACGCCGGCGAGGGCGGCGTGGTGCTCCCCGTCGACCCGGCGAACCGCGAAGTCGTCTACACCGAGCCCGGATCGGTGCCCAAGGCGCTGGGCGAGATCGACGTCGTCTTCCCGGTGCTCCATGGCCCCTACGGCGAGGACGGCACCCTGCAGGGCCTGCTGGAGCTCTCCGGCGTGCCGTACGTGGGCTCCGGTGTGCTCGCCTCGGCCGTCGGCCAGGACAAGGAGTACATGAAGCGGGTGTTCACCTCGTTCGGGCTCAAGGTGGGCCCGTACGTGGTGATCCGGCCGCGGGAGTGGGAGCAGGACGAGTCCGCCGCCCGCAAGAAGATCATCGACCTCGCCGGCGACCACGGCTGGCCGCTCTTCGTGAAGCCCGCGCGCGCGGGTTCGTCGATCGGCATCACCAAGGTCGAGGATCTGTCCGGCCTGGACGAGGCGATCGCCGAGGCGCAGCGGCACGACCCGAAGATCCTCGTCGAGGCCGCGCTGCGCGGCCGTGAGATCGAGTGCGGGGTGCTGGAGCTGGAGGACGGGCCGCGGGCCTCCGTACCGGCCGAGATCCCGCCGCCGGACACGCACGCGTACTACGACTTCGAGGCCAAGTACATCGACTCGACGCCGGGGATCGTGCCCGCGCCTCTCACGCCGGAGGAGACCGCGGAGGTCCAGCGCCTGGCGGTGGACGCCTTCGAGGCGGCCTCGTGCGAGGGCCTGGTGCGCGCGGACTTCTTCCTCACCGAGGACGGGGAGTTCGTGATCAACGAGATCAACACGATGCCCGGTTTCACGCCGATCTCGATGTACCCGCAGATGTGGCAGGCGAGCGGGATCAGCTACCCGGACCTCGTGGACAAACTGATCGAGGCGGCGATGCGGCGGTCCACCGGCCTCAGGTGACCGCCGTACCGGTCGGGCGCGGGCCCCTTCGGCTGCCTGCCGTTCAGTTGCTCACCGTCAGGTCGGCGACCCCTTGGGGGATCGCCTTCTTGATGGCCGGCGCAAGATCGATCAGCACACTCGAACTGTCCCGGCCCTGCCCCACGGTGACCTCGACATACGCGCGCCGGCTCGCGGTCGTGAACCGGTACCCCCCGCCGTCCTGCTCCTCCATCAGCCACTTCACGCCTTCGACGCCACCGGCCACCGCGTCCGGGTCCCGCCCCTCGGCCACCTTGGGATCGATCATCTTCGGCGGCCGTACGACACCGCAGCGCAGTATGATCGCCGGGTCGTCCCCCCAGCCCGCGGTCAGCGCGGACGCGGGCGAGGGGTCCTCACGGCGCTCACCGTCCACCTTGGCCGGCAGTACCTTGTCGAGGTTCTGACACAGCTTCGCGGCCTTCGCACCGGGGCTGGGAACCGCCGCCGACGCGCTGTCGTCTGCTGATGAGCAGCCCGCGGCGGTGATCAGCAGGACCAGCGCGGGCAGCCCGAGGACAGAAGTGTGCCGGTGACGGAAAGAGTTCACCGGCCAAGGTTAGACGGGGGCTACAGATGTACGACCGGGCAGGTCAGGGTGCGGGTGATGCCGTCCACTTGCTGGACCTTCGCGACCACCATGCGACCCAGGTCGTCGACTGTGTCGGCCTGGGCGCGCACGATGACGTCGTACGGTCCTGTCACGTCCTCGGCCTGGATGACTCCAGGGATCTTGCTGATCGTCTCGGCGACGGTCGACGCCTTGCCGACCTCCGTCTGGATCAGGATGTACGCCTGTACCACGGAACCTCCAGGGCGGCCACGAGGATCATGTGGGGAAAAGGAACGCCACGGTATCGCGTCGCCGCTCGCCGCGGGGAGACCTGCGGTGGCCGGGGCTTGCGCGCCGGGGTGCAGGCACGACAGAAGTTGACGTACATCTCGACCGTAGCGAGGACAGTAGTGACGCGCGACCGGGTGCGGACAGGGACAGAAGGGGCGTAAGGGAAATGAAGGGCACTGTTGGTGAGCTCGGTGAGTTCGGGCTCATCAGGGAGCTCACCTCCCGTCTCACCACCACCCCGGCGGTCCGGGTCGGCCCCGGCGACGACGCCGCGGTGGTCGCCGCGCCCGACCGCAGGGTGGTCGCCAGCACCGACATCCTGCTGGAGGGACGGCACTTCCGCCGTGACTGGTCCACGGCCTACGACGTGGGCCGCAAGGCCGCCGCGCAGAACCTCGCGGACATCGCCGCCATGGGCGCCGTACCGACCGCGCTGCTGCTCGGCCTGGTCGTGCCGGCCGAACTCCCGGTGACCTGGCCGAGCGAGCTGATGGACGGCCTGCGCGACGAGTGCCAGGTCGCGGGCGCCTCGGTGGTCGGCGGCGACGTCGTACGGGGCGACACGATCATGGTGTCGATCACCGCGCTCGGCGATCTGCGCAACCAGGAGCCCGTGACGCGGGCGGGCGCGCAGCCCGGCGACCTCGTCGCGGTGACCGGCTGGCTGGGCTGGTCCGCCGCCGGATACGCCGTGCTCGCCCGCGGTTTCCGCTCGCCGCGGGCCTTCGTGGAGGCGCACCGGCGCCCCGAGCCGCCGTATCACGCGGGTCCGGCCGCCGCGGGGCTCGGCGCGACCGCCATGTGCGACGTCAGCGACGGGCTGATCGCGGACCTCGGGCACATCGCCGAGGCCAGCAAGGTCCGCATCGACATCCGCTCGGGCGCGATCGACATCCCGTCCCAGATGAACGACATCGGGCAGGCCGTCGGCGTCGACCCCATGCAGTGGGTGCTGACCGGGGGAGAGGACCACGCGATCGTGGCGACCTTCCCGCCGGACGTGAAGCTGCCGGCCCGCTGGAAGGTCATCGGCGAGGTCCTCAACCCCTCGGCACTGCCCCAGGTGACGGTGGACGGGGCGCCGTGGACCAGCAAGGGCGGCTGGGACCACTTCGGCGGGGACATCGAGTCATGATCCCGGGCGTCCTTACGGTGGCGGGCTCCGACTCCGGTGGCGGCGCGGGCATCCAGGCCGACCTGAAGACGATGCTCGCGCTCGGCGTGCACGGCATGAGTGTGCTGACGGCCGTCACCGCCCAGAACTCCCTTGGTGTGCAGGGGGCCTGGGAGCTTCCG of the Streptomyces sp. T12 genome contains:
- the leuC gene encoding 3-isopropylmalate dehydratase large subunit — protein: MGRTLAEKVWDDHVVRRAEGEPDLLFIDLHLLHEVTSPQAFDGLRKSGRQVRRLDLTIATEDHNTPTLDIDKPIADPVSRIQLETLRKNAAEFGVRLHPLGDVEQGVVHVVGPQLGLTQPGMTVVCGDSHTSTHGAFGGLAFGIGTSQVEHVLATQTLPLVRPKTMAITVNGELPDGVTAKDLILAIIARIGTGGGQGYVLEYRGSAIEKLSMEARMTICNMSIEAGARAGMIAPDQTTFDYLEGRPHAPKGEDWDAAVAYWKTLKTDEDAEFDAEVVIEAAELSPFVTWGTNPGQGAPLSASVPDPASYEDASERLAAEKALEYMGLEAGQPLRSIKVDTVFVGSCTNGRIEDLRAAAELLKGRKVADGLRMLVVPGSARVGLQAVSEGLDVVFKEAGAEWRHAGCSMCLGMNPDQLAPGERSASTSNRNFEGRQGKGGRTHLVSPQVAAATAVLGHLASPADLSDAETRTPAGV
- the leuD gene encoding 3-isopropylmalate dehydratase small subunit, with protein sequence MEAFTTHTGRAVPLRRSNVDTDQIIPAHWLKKVTRDGFEDGLFEAWRKDETFILNQPERQGATVLVAGPDFGTGSSREHAVWALQNYGFKAVISSRFADIFRGNSLKNGLLTVVLEQKIVDALQELTEKDPQAEITVDLEAREVRAEGITASFELDENSRWRLLNGLDDISITLQNEADIAAYEAKRPSFKPRTLQA
- the cofC gene encoding 2-phospho-L-lactate guanylyltransferase, with product MQWTLVIPLKPLARAKSRLSDTASDGLRPGLALAFAQDTVAAALASPAVKDVAVVTNDALAGRELGALGAHIVPDEPGGGLNAALAHGVAVVRSSRPESAVAALNADLPALRPLELARVLDSAAEFPRAFLPDAAAIGTTLLAAAPGRDLLPSFGTNSRTRHRESGAVELDLDQVDSVRQDVDTGADLRAALALGVGPRTATAAARLLIKEQ
- a CDS encoding Lrp/AsnC family transcriptional regulator, which encodes MVQAYILIQTEVGKASTVAETISKIPGVIQAEDVTGPYDVIVRAQADTVDDLGRMVVAKVQQVDGITRTLTCPVVHL
- the ndgR gene encoding IclR family transcriptional regulator NdgR — its product is MDNSSGVGVLDKAALVLSALESGPATLAGLVAATGLARPTAHRLAVALEHHRMVARDMQGRFILGPRLAELAAAAGEDRLLATAGPVLTHLRDVTGESAQLYRRQGDMRICVAAAERLSGLRDTVPVGSTLTMKAGSSAQILMAWEEPERLHRGLQGARFTATALSGVRRRGWAQSIGEREPGVASVSAPVRGPSNRVVAAVSVSGPIERLTRHPGRMHAQAVIDAAARLSEALRRTG
- a CDS encoding 1-acyl-sn-glycerol-3-phosphate acyltransferase — translated: MPRRRIGFWYRFAAVLCKPPLVVLIKRDWRGMEHIPAEGGFITAVNHNSHIDPFAYAHFQYNTGRVPRFLAKSGLFKKGFVGAAMRGTGQIPVYRETTDALSAFRAAIDAVERGECVAFYPEGTITRDPDQWPMTGKTGAARVALQTKCPVIPVAQWGANELLPPYAKKANVLPRKTHRVLAGPPVDLARFYDKEMTPELLKEATEVIMAAITRQLEEIRGEKAPETPYDPRQERIEQRRRTAAQNRQTQLKAEQEKAEQEKAEQEKAEQEKAGQEKAGQEEGQGA
- a CDS encoding D-alanine--D-alanine ligase family protein, whose amino-acid sequence is MSTENLPQSPDQQPRKPRVAVVFGGRSSEHGISMVTAGAVLRAIDRTKYDVLPIGITREGRWVLTADEPERMAITDRRTPEVEDLTDAGEGGVVLPVDPANREVVYTEPGSVPKALGEIDVVFPVLHGPYGEDGTLQGLLELSGVPYVGSGVLASAVGQDKEYMKRVFTSFGLKVGPYVVIRPREWEQDESAARKKIIDLAGDHGWPLFVKPARAGSSIGITKVEDLSGLDEAIAEAQRHDPKILVEAALRGREIECGVLELEDGPRASVPAEIPPPDTHAYYDFEAKYIDSTPGIVPAPLTPEETAEVQRLAVDAFEAASCEGLVRADFFLTEDGEFVINEINTMPGFTPISMYPQMWQASGISYPDLVDKLIEAAMRRSTGLR
- a CDS encoding HU family DNA-binding protein; its protein translation is MNKAQLVEAIADKMGGRQQAAEAVDHVLDAIVRAVVAGERVSVTGFGSFEKVDRPARYARNPQTGERVRVKKTSVPRFRAGQGFKDLVSGSKKLPRGGEVAVKKAPKGSLTGGAAATVKKAAAKKTTKAAAAKKVAAKKTTAKKTTAAAKKATAKKAPAKKTTTTAKTTAAKKTTAKKATAKKAPAKKATAKKAPAKKSTARKTTAKKATARKR
- a CDS encoding DUF4188 domain-containing protein, with translation MFVKPTSGRTTAAAEGDVVVLLIGMRINRFWAVHHWFPVALAMPRMLRELQKDPERGLLGHVLLTASPRTYYVVQYWESKEKLYAYATSPDMLHHRAWAIFNRKERQGKVRGHVGLWHEAYVVPEGSYESIYADMPAFGLAAAHGQVPLEKRGRYAKDRFAYRSKAKAAEEAR
- a CDS encoding DUF3515 domain-containing protein, whose amino-acid sequence is MNSFRHRHTSVLGLPALVLLITAAGCSSADDSASAAVPSPGAKAAKLCQNLDKVLPAKVDGERREDPSPASALTAGWGDDPAIILRCGVVRPPKMIDPKVAEGRDPDAVAGGVEGVKWLMEEQDGGGYRFTTASRRAYVEVTVGQGRDSSSVLIDLAPAIKKAIPQGVADLTVSN
- a CDS encoding thiamine-phosphate kinase, with the translated sequence MKGTVGELGEFGLIRELTSRLTTTPAVRVGPGDDAAVVAAPDRRVVASTDILLEGRHFRRDWSTAYDVGRKAAAQNLADIAAMGAVPTALLLGLVVPAELPVTWPSELMDGLRDECQVAGASVVGGDVVRGDTIMVSITALGDLRNQEPVTRAGAQPGDLVAVTGWLGWSAAGYAVLARGFRSPRAFVEAHRRPEPPYHAGPAAAGLGATAMCDVSDGLIADLGHIAEASKVRIDIRSGAIDIPSQMNDIGQAVGVDPMQWVLTGGEDHAIVATFPPDVKLPARWKVIGEVLNPSALPQVTVDGAPWTSKGGWDHFGGDIES
- a CDS encoding NAD(P)H-dependent glycerol-3-phosphate dehydrogenase, which gives rise to MSKPVKAAVLSAGSWGTAFGIVLADAGCEVTLWARRAEVAEAINSSRTNPDYFPGVELPQGMRATTDPAEAMAGADFTVLSVPSQTLRANLAEWTPMLAPGTVLVSLMKGVELGTTMRMSEVIEDVAKVGHDRIAVVTGPNLAREIAARMPAAAVVACTDEAVAQRLQAASHTPYFRPYTNTDVVGCELGGAVKNVIGLAVGIADGMGLGDNAKGSLITRGLAETTRLGVALGADPLTFSGLAGLGDLVATCSSPLSRNHTFGTNLGKGMTLQETIAVTKQTAEGVKSCESVLDLARRHGVDMPITETVVGIVHEGKPPVVALKELMSRSAKPERR